The following are from one region of the Magallana gigas chromosome 4, xbMagGiga1.1, whole genome shotgun sequence genome:
- the LOC105319965 gene encoding uncharacterized protein — translation MGRGEVRARGKQGRIAVPAMPRPMAIMCFVLNFIVPGLGTIIAGFTVCCCARSEDMTYCEKMSSFCISFWIGILQILTLPVLLLGWIWSCVWGVSFIGMSNEYYVDNPVMDNGHVISANQSHPVTSAPRPQAHGYPRATTQQPAAQSGYYPGYQQQPQQPYHGYGAPQGPQYVATPSAPPSEEPQASHSGYGGVNPQPGPFYGEPPPPYSESELPPAKPPVKS, via the exons ATGGGTCGGGGAGAGGTCCGGGCCCGGGGGAAGCAGGGGAGGATAGCGGTCCCCGCCATGCCCCGCCCAATGGCCATCATGTGCTTTGTGCTGAACTTCATCGTTCCAGGGTTAG GTACAATCATTGCCGGGTTTACGGTATGTTGCTGCGCACGCAGTGAGGACATGACGTATTGCGAGAAGATGAGTAGTTTTTGCATTAGCTTTTGGATCGGGATACTGCAAATTCTGACACTTCCGGTTCTATTACTGGGATGGATCTGGAGTTGTGTGTGGGGCGTATCCTTTATCGGAATGTCAA ATGAATACTATGTTGATAACCCTGTGATGGACAATGGTCACGTGATATCAGCCAACCAATCACATCCTGTCACATCTGCGCCCCGCCCCCAGGCCCACGGTTACCCACGGGCGACAACTCAGCAGCCGGCAGCCCAGAGCGGTTATTATCCGGGCTACCAGCAGCAGCCACAGCAACCGTACCATGGCTACGGAGCCCCTCAGGGCCCTCAGTATGTAGCCACCCCGTCTGCCCCACCCTCCGAGGAACCTCAGGCCAGTCACAGCGGTTACGGTGGGGTGAACCCTCAGCCAGGGCCTTTCTATGGGGAGCCCCCGCCGCCATACTCTGAGTCGGAACTTCCGCCGGCAAAACCGCCTGTCAAGTCGTGA